In a genomic window of uncultured Flavobacterium sp.:
- a CDS encoding glycerophosphodiester phosphodiesterase family protein, with the protein MNKSKISKTLFLMSMMVVFSSCNVSKNAIVAHRGAWKKNNFPENSIASLRHAIDLKLAGSEFDVWRTADDSLVINHDAHYNKLLIEETNYADLIKFKLSNGEKLPTLYEYIKEGKRNNKQTLLVCEVKPSEINKERGKETAIKTVETIKKLKADKITCYISFDYEILKQIQQLDPKAGLQYLEGNKSPAEVKKDNISGIDYHYSVFQKHPEWIKEAKDNKITLNVWTVNDAEVMDWIIGNKFDYITTNEPELLKERLNKKN; encoded by the coding sequence ATGAATAAAAGTAAAATTTCTAAGACACTTTTTTTAATGTCGATGATGGTTGTTTTTTCATCTTGTAATGTCAGTAAAAATGCTATTGTAGCACATCGAGGAGCATGGAAAAAGAATAATTTTCCAGAAAACTCAATCGCTTCTCTTAGACACGCTATTGATTTAAAACTTGCAGGTTCTGAATTTGATGTTTGGAGAACAGCCGATGATTCTCTTGTAATCAATCACGATGCACATTATAATAAATTACTGATCGAAGAGACAAATTATGCTGATCTTATAAAGTTTAAACTTTCGAACGGAGAGAAGTTGCCAACTTTATATGAATATATTAAAGAAGGTAAAAGAAACAATAAACAAACACTATTAGTCTGTGAAGTAAAACCATCGGAAATAAATAAAGAAAGAGGAAAGGAAACTGCAATAAAAACAGTTGAAACAATTAAAAAACTTAAAGCAGATAAAATAACGTGTTACATAAGTTTTGACTACGAAATTCTGAAGCAAATTCAGCAATTAGATCCAAAAGCAGGATTGCAATATCTCGAAGGAAATAAGTCTCCAGCCGAAGTCAAAAAAGATAATATTTCTGGAATAGATTACCATTATTCTGTTTTTCAAAAGCACCCGGAATGGATAAAAGAAGCAAAAGACAACAAGATTACACTAAATGTCTGGACAGTAAATGATGCTGAGGTTATGGATTGGATTATCGGAAATAAATTTGATTACATCACAACCAATGAACCGGAATTACTTAAGGAAAGATTAAATAAAAAGAATTAA
- the bglX gene encoding beta-glucosidase BglX gives MKNKLVLLFLGCAVLGYAQKKTTKNTVKIKPKSEFVAELLSKMTLDEKLGQLNLPTSGDITTGQANSSDVAKKIAEGKVGGLFNIKSVQKIREVQKIAVEKSRLKIPLIFGMDVIHGYETTFPIPLGLSCTWDMGLIERSAQIAAQEASADGINWTFSPMVDVSRDPRWGRVSEGSGEDPYLGSQIAKAMVNGYQQHDLSKNNSIMACVKHFALYGAPEAGRDYNTVDMSHIRMFNDYFPPYKAAVDAGVGSVMASFNEIDGIPATGNKWLMTDVLRKQWGFKGFVVTDFTGIPEMIEHGMGDLQAVSALSLNAGVEMDMVGEGFLGTLKKSLEEKKVTIETIDNAVKLILEAKYDLGLFSDPYKYCDANRAKTEIFTASSRKEARSISAQSLVLLKNQGQVLPLKKSGTIALIGPLADAKENMPGTWSVATKMENAISLLAGIKEVAGPSAKVLYAKGSNLDYDETFETNATMFGKTLHRDGRSKEELLAEALKVANQSDVIVAALGESAEMSGESSSRTNLEIPQAQKDLLNALLKTGKPVVLVLFDGRPLVIKEENETVPAILNVWFAGSEAGYSIADVLFGDVNPSGKLTSTFPRSVGQLPIYYAHKNTGRPLSNTEGKFEKFRSNYIDERNEPLFPFGFGLSYTSFEYSNLKISSDKMNFNGKLKVTVDVANTGNYDGKETVQLYIRDLVGSVTRPVRELKNFQKITLKKGEKQTVTFDITVEDLKFYNSDLQFVAEPGQFDIFVGGNSNADKKVSFELAK, from the coding sequence ATGAAAAACAAATTAGTCTTACTTTTTTTAGGATGTGCTGTTTTGGGTTACGCTCAAAAAAAGACCACTAAAAATACAGTAAAAATTAAACCAAAATCAGAGTTTGTAGCTGAACTATTGTCAAAAATGACATTAGACGAAAAATTAGGGCAGCTTAATTTACCAACTTCTGGAGATATTACTACAGGACAAGCAAACAGTTCTGATGTGGCTAAAAAAATTGCTGAAGGTAAAGTAGGAGGTTTATTCAATATTAAATCTGTTCAAAAAATTAGAGAAGTACAAAAGATTGCTGTTGAAAAAAGCCGTTTAAAAATTCCATTGATTTTTGGTATGGACGTAATTCACGGTTACGAAACAACATTCCCAATTCCGTTAGGATTATCTTGTACTTGGGATATGGGCTTAATCGAAAGAAGTGCTCAAATTGCGGCTCAGGAAGCAAGTGCTGACGGTATTAACTGGACATTCTCTCCAATGGTTGACGTTTCTCGTGATCCTCGTTGGGGAAGAGTTTCTGAAGGTTCAGGTGAAGATCCATATTTAGGAAGCCAAATTGCAAAAGCAATGGTAAACGGTTACCAACAACACGATCTTTCTAAAAATAATTCTATCATGGCATGTGTAAAACATTTTGCTCTTTATGGTGCGCCAGAAGCAGGACGTGATTACAACACTGTTGACATGAGTCATATTAGAATGTTTAACGATTATTTTCCTCCTTACAAAGCGGCTGTTGATGCTGGTGTAGGTTCTGTAATGGCTTCTTTTAATGAAATTGACGGAATTCCTGCAACAGGAAACAAATGGTTAATGACAGATGTTTTAAGAAAACAATGGGGCTTCAAAGGTTTTGTTGTAACAGACTTTACTGGAATTCCAGAAATGATCGAGCACGGAATGGGTGATTTACAAGCTGTTTCTGCTTTATCACTTAATGCAGGTGTAGAAATGGATATGGTTGGAGAAGGTTTCTTAGGAACTTTGAAAAAATCATTAGAGGAGAAAAAAGTAACAATTGAAACAATCGATAATGCAGTAAAACTTATTCTTGAAGCAAAATATGATTTAGGATTGTTTAGTGATCCATATAAATATTGTGATGCTAACAGAGCAAAAACGGAAATCTTTACAGCAAGCAGCAGAAAAGAAGCAAGATCAATCTCTGCACAATCATTGGTTTTATTAAAAAATCAAGGTCAGGTATTGCCTCTTAAAAAATCTGGAACTATTGCTTTAATCGGACCATTGGCTGATGCCAAAGAAAACATGCCGGGAACTTGGAGCGTAGCTACAAAAATGGAAAATGCTATATCATTATTAGCAGGAATCAAAGAAGTAGCGGGGCCTTCTGCAAAAGTATTATATGCAAAAGGTAGCAATTTAGATTACGATGAAACTTTTGAAACAAACGCAACAATGTTTGGTAAAACGTTACACCGTGATGGTCGTTCAAAAGAAGAATTATTGGCAGAAGCTTTAAAAGTAGCCAATCAATCAGATGTAATTGTTGCTGCACTTGGAGAATCTGCAGAAATGAGTGGAGAATCAAGCAGCCGTACGAATTTAGAAATTCCACAAGCGCAAAAAGATTTATTAAACGCATTATTGAAAACAGGAAAACCAGTTGTTTTAGTATTATTTGACGGTCGTCCGTTAGTTATTAAAGAAGAAAACGAAACTGTTCCGGCAATTTTAAATGTTTGGTTTGCAGGTTCTGAGGCAGGTTATTCTATTGCTGATGTTTTATTTGGAGATGTAAATCCTTCTGGAAAATTGACTTCAACTTTCCCAAGAAGCGTTGGACAATTGCCAATTTATTACGCACACAAAAATACAGGAAGACCACTTTCTAATACAGAGGGTAAATTCGAAAAATTCAGATCTAACTATATCGACGAAAGAAACGAGCCATTATTCCCATTTGGTTTCGGATTAAGTTATACTTCTTTTGAATATTCAAACTTGAAAATTTCATCTGATAAAATGAATTTCAACGGAAAATTAAAAGTAACTGTTGATGTTGCAAACACAGGAAACTATGACGGAAAAGAAACCGTTCAATTATACATTAGAGATTTAGTAGGTTCAGTAACAAGACCAGTTAGAGAATTGAAAAATTTCCAAAAAATTACACTTAAAAAAGGTGAAAAACAAACCGTGACTTTCGATATCACAGTTGAAGATTTAAAATTTTATAATTCTGATTTACAATTCGTAGCAGAACCTGGACAGTTTGATATTTTCGTTGGTGGAAATTCAAATGCCGACAAGAAAGTTAGTTTTGAATTAGCTAAATAG